From one Perca flavescens isolate YP-PL-M2 chromosome 19, PFLA_1.0, whole genome shotgun sequence genomic stretch:
- the LOC114574080 gene encoding coxsackievirus and adenovirus receptor-like, with amino-acid sequence MAPFLLLLILLSEAASDLIVVTVHSGDDVILPCQADGSSIRAVEWTRPDLKPPEYVLFSIDGHLDPTHQHPSFKDRVELVDRDLKDGDVSLILMNVSRHDAETYECRVVTDDSRRKKRAISDSEPIGTLRLQVTEPDEIEVTVDPGDDVILPCQAPGSSIRAVEWTRRDLKTPEYVLFYSDGYLDPTHQHPSFKDRVELVDRDLKDGDVSLTLKNVSSIDNGTYECRVASAGSRRRKKGIIDSEPIRIIRLQVRDPAGPEDRNSSSVVLIVGLAAGVLVLVAAAVVGVLMYRRRKNMRSRQPAADEASADTLV; translated from the exons ATGGCTCCATTTCTACTCCTGTTGATCCTTCTCTCCGAAGCAGCTTCTG acctgATTGTGGTAACGGTGCACTCTGGAGATGATGTCATTCTACCATGTCAGGCTGATGGTTCCTCCATCAGAGCTGTAGAGTGGACCAGACCTGACCTGAAGCCACCAGAGTACGTCCTCTTCTCCATCGATGGACACCTGGATCCAACCCACCAGCATCCATCCTTTAAggacagggtggagctggtggacagagatctgaaggacGGAGACGTGTCTTTAATTCTGATGAATGTGAGCAGACACGACGCTGAAACATACGAGTGTCGAGTTGTAACTGATGATTCAAGACGTAAAAAGAGAGCCATCAGTGACTCTGAGCCAATCGGAACCCTCCGTCTGCAGGTTACAGAGCcag atgAGATTGAGGTAACAGTGGACCCTGGAGATGATGTCATTCTGCCATGTCAGGCTCCTGGTTCCTCCATCAGAGCTGTAGAGTGGACCAGACGTGACCTGAAGACACCAGAGTATGTCCTCTTTTACAGTGATGGATACTTGGATCCAACCCACCAGCATCCATCCTTTAAggacagggtggagctggtggacagagatctgaaggacGGAGACGTGTCTTTAACTCTGAAGAATGTGAGCAGCATCGACAACGGGACATACGAGTGTCGAGTTGCATCAGCTGGTTCAAGACGTAGAAAGAAAGGCATCATTgactctgagccaatcagaatcatccgTCTGCAGGTTAGAGACCCAGcag GTCCTGAGGATAGAAACTCCTCTTCTGTAGTCCTCATCGTTGGACTGGCAGCAGGTGTTCTGGTTCTTGTAGCTGCTGCAGTGGTTGGTGTCCTGATGTATAGAAGACGTAAGAACATGAGATCAAGACAGCCTGCTGCTGATGAAGCATCAGCCGATACTCTCGTCTGA